The following coding sequences are from one Carassius gibelio isolate Cgi1373 ecotype wild population from Czech Republic chromosome B7, carGib1.2-hapl.c, whole genome shotgun sequence window:
- the plxdc2b gene encoding plexin domain-containing protein 2, with amino-acid sequence MAGSSTLSVFVGIVLVLHALGSVFQITTGELTAEGAGYSILRGWTQDDDVTVELLRRKRWLLQEPLPKESNKASQDSSKPQDSLDSPGILADDDAENSSQIMEDTDHNYYTSKTYGSIDPMSKELWVNINQMDKEKVKIHGILSNTHRQAARVNLSFDFPFYGHLLREVTVATGGFIYTGDVVHRMLTATQFIAPLMANFDPSLSRNSTVIYFDNGTALVVQWDHVHLQDSYNQGSFTFQATLHSDGRIVFAYKEVPVQIAKISSVNHPVKVGLSDAFVVVHKIQQIPNVRRKTIYEYHRVELLKTKITSSTAVEMMPLPTCLQFTSCTSCITSQINFNCSWCHRLNRCSSGFDRHRQDWVDNNCPDETKDNTCDIISTTNLSLLTTASVAKKTTGNRGTTEAQSTQTPSHMPTSIPTEDDTKIALHLKDNGAAAAKSTAENTTHPLHMGLILGMLLLLLVMVAVVLVTVYIYHHPSSAAGLFFIERRPSRWPAMKFRRGSGHPAYAEVEPVGQEKEGFIESEQC; translated from the exons GAGCTGGTTATTCAATTCTTCGGGGATGGAcacaggatgatgatgtcactgtGGAGCTGTTGAGGAGGAAACGCTGGCTTCTCCAGGAGCCCCTCCCAAAGGAAAGTAACAAAGCCAGTCAAGACAGTTCGAAGCCTCAGGATTCTCTGGATTCACCTGGTATACTGGCTGATGACGATGCAGAGAACAGCTCCCAAATAATG GAGGACACAGATCATAACTACTACACCTCAAAGACTTATGGCTCCATTGACCCTATGAgcaaagaattatgggtaaaTATCAATCAGATGGACAAGGAGAAGGTAAAGATTCATGGCATCCTGTCCAATACGCACCGACAAGCAGCG CGGGTCAATCTCTCCTTTGATTTCCCATTTTATGGGCATTTGCTGCGAGAGGTCACTGTTGCAACCGGCG GGTTCATCTACACAGGAGATGTGGTTCACCGAATGTTGACAGCAACACAATTTATCGCTCCACTTATGGCAAACTTTGACCCCAGTCTCTCCAGAAACTCCACTGTCATCTATTTTGACAATG GAACTGCTCTAGTTGTCCAGTGGGATCACGTCCATCTTCAGGATTCTTATAATCAAGGAAGTTTCACCTTCCAGGCCACATTACACAGCGATGGACGAATTGTCTTTGCTTACAAAGAG GTCCCGGTGCAGATTGCAAAGATCAGCTCTGTCAATCATCCGGTGAAGGTTGGCCTGTCTGATGCCTTTGTGGTGGTCCATAAGATTCAGCAGATCCCCA ATGTGCGGAGGAAGACTATATATGAGTATCACAGAGTGGAACTGTTAAAAACCAAAATTACAAGCAGTACAGCTGTAGAAATGATGCCTCTACCCA CATGTCTTCAGTTCACAAGCTGCACTTCTTGCATAACTTCACAGATTAACTTCAACTGCAGCTGGTGTCACCGGCTCAATAG ATGTTCCAGTGGATTTGATCGCCATCGGCAGGACTGGGTTGATAACAATTGCCCAGATGAG ACTAAGGATAACACCTGTGACATCATCAGTACTACCAATCTCAGTCTGCTGACCACTGCATCAGTTGCTaagaagaccacaggaaacagaggaACTACCGAGGCTCAGTCTACCCAGACTCCATCACACATGCCCACCAGCATACCAACAGAAG ATGACACCAAGATTGCGCTACATCTCAAAGACAATGGAG CAGCTGCAGCTAAAAGCACAGCAGAGAACACTACTCACCCGCTGCACATGGGGCTGATTCTTGGGATGCTCCTGCTTCTGCTCGTGATGGTGGCCGTCGTCCTGGTGACCGTCTACATCTACCACCACCCGAGCTCTGCCGCGGGACTCTTCTTCATTGAG AGACGTCCCAGCCGATGGCCAGCGATGAAATTCCGCCGAGGTTCTGGTCATCCAGCATACGCAGAGGTAGAGCCTGTGGGTCAAGAAAAAGAAGGCTTTATTGAATCAGAGCAGTGCTGA